A DNA window from Lepidochelys kempii isolate rLepKem1 chromosome 9, rLepKem1.hap2, whole genome shotgun sequence contains the following coding sequences:
- the SLC33A1 gene encoding acetyl-coenzyme A transporter 1 isoform X1, with product MSPTISYKDSSRQRRPGSYHQSMDMEIKPPPPALYMDNHTARPGEDDTEALLQGFNSPSYMVSRGYRAELGSILLLLFLYVLQGIPLGLAGSIPFILQSKNVSYKDQAFFSFVFWPFSLKLLWAPLVDAVYFKSFGRRKSWLVPTQYILGFFMMYLSTQVDFLLGDVEGKSPDVVALTVTFFLFEFLAATQDIAVDGWALTMLSRENVGYASTCNSVGQTAGYFLGNVLFLALESPSFCNKYLRFQPQPKGIVTLSDFLFFWGAVFLITTTLVALLKKENKEVTPSKEETKGITDTYKLLFSIVRMPAVLTFCILILTAKVGFSAADAVTGLKLVEEGVPKEHLALLAVPIVPLQIILPLIISKYTAGPQPLNTFYKAMPFRLLIGLEFALLVWWTPKVQHEGGFPIYYYIVVLLSYALHQITLYSMYVAIMAFNAKVSDPLIGGTYMTLLNTVSNLGGNWPATVALWLVDPLTVKECIGAQEQSCGTTAAAEHCTELGGSCVTMLDGYYVESIICVALGFFWWFLLGSKLKKLQDEGQSSWKCKRTN from the exons ATGAGCCCAACCATCTCTTACAAGGACAGCAGCCGGCAGCGCCGGCCTGGCAGCTACCACCAGTCCATGGACATGGAGATTAAGCCTCCACCACCAGCTCTGTACATGGATAATCACACTGCGAGACCAGGAGAAGATGACACAGAGGCACTGCTCCAGGGATTTAACTCACCATCCTACATGGTATCCCGGGGATATCGGGCAGAACTGGGTAGTATCCTGCTCCTCCTTTTTCTGTATGTACTACAGGGTATCCCATTGGGGCTGGCAGGCAGCATCCCATTCATCTTGCAGAGCAAGAATGTCAGCTATAAGGACCAGGCTTTTTTCAGCTTTGTCTTTTGGCCTTTCAGTCTCAAGCTGCTCTGGGCCCCATTGGTGGATGCAGTCTACTTCAAGAGCTTTGGCCGCCGCAAGTCCTGGCTTGTGCCCACTCAGTACATCCTGGGGTTTTTTATGATGTACCTGTCCACACAGGTAGACTTCCTCTTAGGCGATGTGGAGGGCAAGAGTCCTGATGTGGTGGCCCTCACTGtgactttctttttgtttgaGTTCCTGGCTGCCACACAGGACATTGCTGTGGATGGCTGGGCACTGACTATGTTGTCCCGAGAAAATGTGGGCTATGCTTCCACTTGTAACTCTGTTGGCCAAACAGCTGGTTATTTCTTGGGAAATGTCCTGTTCTTGGCCCTTGAATCTCCCTCCTTCTGTAACAAATATTTGCGGTTCCAACCTCAACCCAAAGGAATTGTTACCCTTTCAG ATTTCCTATTTTTCTGGGGAGCTGTCTTCTTAATAACTACTACTTTAGTTGCCCTcttgaaaaaggaaaacaaggaaGTAACACCATcaaaagaagaaacaaagggCATTACTGATACGTACAAACTGCTCTTCTCGATAGTAAGAATGCCAGCAGTTCTTACTTTCTGTATCCTGATTTTAACAGCAAAA GTTGGCTTCTCAGCAGCGGATGCAGTAACAGGACTTAAATTGGTGGAAGAAGGAGTACCTAAAGAACACTTAGCTCTACTAGCTGTTCCAATAGTACCTTTACAGATAATATTGCCTCTGATCATCAGCAAATACACAGCAGGTCCACAGCCACTGAACACATTTTACAAAGCCATGCCTTTTAG GTTACTGATAGGCTTGGAATTTGCTCTTTTGGTTTGGTGGACTCCTAAAGTACAACATGAAGGAGGATTTCCTATCTATTACTATATTGTGGTGTTGCTGAGTTATGCTTTACATCAG aTTACGTTATACAGCATGTATGTTGCTATAATGGCTTTCAATGCCAAAGTTAGTGATCCATTGATTGGAGGAACATATATGACGCTTCTAAACACTGTGTCGAATCTGGGAGGAAACTGGCCTGCTACGGTAGCTCTTTGGCTTGTTGATCCACTTACAGTGAAAGAGTGTATAGGCGCACAGGAACAGAGTTGTGGAActacagctgctgcagaa CACTGTACAGAACTTggtggttcttgtgttacgatgCTGGATGGTTATTATGTAGAATCCATAATCTGCGTTGCTCTGGGATTTTTCTGGTGGTTCCTCCTTGGGTCAAAACTTAAAAAGCTGCAAGATGAAGGACAATCTTCATGGAAATGCAAGAGGACCAACTGA
- the SLC33A1 gene encoding acetyl-coenzyme A transporter 1 isoform X2: MSPTISYKDSSRQRRPGSYHQSMDMEIKPPPPALYMDNHTARPGEDDTEALLQGFNSPSYMVSRGYRAELGSILLLLFLYVLQGIPLGLAGSIPFILQSKNVSYKDQAFFSFVFWPFSLKLLWAPLVDAVYFKSFGRRKSWLVPTQYILGFFMMYLSTQVDFLLGDVEGKSPDVVALTVTFFLFEFLAATQDIAVDGWALTMLSRENVGYASTCNSVGQTAGYFLGNVLFLALESPSFCNKYLRFQPQPKGIVTLSDFLFFWGAVFLITTTLVALLKKENKEVTPSKEETKGITDTYKLLFSIVRMPAVLTFCILILTAKVGFSAADAVTGLKLVEEGVPKEHLALLAVPIVPLQIILPLIISKYTAGPQPLNTFYKAMPFRLLIGLEFALLVWWTPKVQHEGGFPIYYYIVVLLSYALHQIIPKHLRLGLHIYEPNQMARFPRVVECRQILTTKQHF; encoded by the exons ATGAGCCCAACCATCTCTTACAAGGACAGCAGCCGGCAGCGCCGGCCTGGCAGCTACCACCAGTCCATGGACATGGAGATTAAGCCTCCACCACCAGCTCTGTACATGGATAATCACACTGCGAGACCAGGAGAAGATGACACAGAGGCACTGCTCCAGGGATTTAACTCACCATCCTACATGGTATCCCGGGGATATCGGGCAGAACTGGGTAGTATCCTGCTCCTCCTTTTTCTGTATGTACTACAGGGTATCCCATTGGGGCTGGCAGGCAGCATCCCATTCATCTTGCAGAGCAAGAATGTCAGCTATAAGGACCAGGCTTTTTTCAGCTTTGTCTTTTGGCCTTTCAGTCTCAAGCTGCTCTGGGCCCCATTGGTGGATGCAGTCTACTTCAAGAGCTTTGGCCGCCGCAAGTCCTGGCTTGTGCCCACTCAGTACATCCTGGGGTTTTTTATGATGTACCTGTCCACACAGGTAGACTTCCTCTTAGGCGATGTGGAGGGCAAGAGTCCTGATGTGGTGGCCCTCACTGtgactttctttttgtttgaGTTCCTGGCTGCCACACAGGACATTGCTGTGGATGGCTGGGCACTGACTATGTTGTCCCGAGAAAATGTGGGCTATGCTTCCACTTGTAACTCTGTTGGCCAAACAGCTGGTTATTTCTTGGGAAATGTCCTGTTCTTGGCCCTTGAATCTCCCTCCTTCTGTAACAAATATTTGCGGTTCCAACCTCAACCCAAAGGAATTGTTACCCTTTCAG ATTTCCTATTTTTCTGGGGAGCTGTCTTCTTAATAACTACTACTTTAGTTGCCCTcttgaaaaaggaaaacaaggaaGTAACACCATcaaaagaagaaacaaagggCATTACTGATACGTACAAACTGCTCTTCTCGATAGTAAGAATGCCAGCAGTTCTTACTTTCTGTATCCTGATTTTAACAGCAAAA GTTGGCTTCTCAGCAGCGGATGCAGTAACAGGACTTAAATTGGTGGAAGAAGGAGTACCTAAAGAACACTTAGCTCTACTAGCTGTTCCAATAGTACCTTTACAGATAATATTGCCTCTGATCATCAGCAAATACACAGCAGGTCCACAGCCACTGAACACATTTTACAAAGCCATGCCTTTTAG GTTACTGATAGGCTTGGAATTTGCTCTTTTGGTTTGGTGGACTCCTAAAGTACAACATGAAGGAGGATTTCCTATCTATTACTATATTGTGGTGTTGCTGAGTTATGCTTTACATCAG ATAATTCCAAAACATCTGAGGCTGGGTCTACATATATATGAGCCAAACCAAATGGCAAGATTTCCTCGTGTTGTTGAATGTAGACAAATCCTGACCACAAAGCAACATTTCTAG